From Nicotiana tabacum cultivar K326 chromosome 15, ASM71507v2, whole genome shotgun sequence, the proteins below share one genomic window:
- the LOC107778921 gene encoding transcription factor bHLH94-like isoform X1 produces the protein MALETVVYPQEQFGYFYNKEFYASINSFHHSLSNWESSSCNSMMQNQVKEYNWDISNFSAAACNNVVENQLFLEGSLTKADTSGGRRKRRRTARGSNKNREELENQRMTHIAVERNRRKQMNEYLTVLRSLMPSSYVQRADQASIIGGAINFVKKLEQHLQTLEAQKRTSTHQQQHENGISSPLFADFFSFPQYSTTHSNHANSSPAAATNSSESAAENRSVMADIEVNLVESHANLKILSKRRPKQLLKIVAGLQCLSLTILHLNVTTVDQMVLYTLSAKVEEGCQLTTVEEIAQAVNQLLA, from the exons ATGGCATTAGAGACTGTGGTTTACCCTCAAGAACAATTTGGCTATTTTTATAATAAAGAGTTTTATGCATCAATCAATTCCTTTCATCATAGTCTAAGTAATTGGGAGTCTTCATCTTGTAATTCAATGATGCAAAATCAAGTGAAAGAATACAATTGGGATATTTCAAATTTTTCAGCAGCAGCTTGCAATAATGTTGTGGAGAATCAGCTGTTTTTGGAGGGATCTTTAACTAAAGCAGACACTTCAGGAGGCAGGAGGAAAAGAAGACGGACCGCTAGAGGTAGCAACAAGAACAGGGAAGAATTGGAAAACCAGAGAATGACACATATTGCGGTGGAGCGCAATCGTAGGAAGCAGATGAATGAATATCTTACTGTTCTTCGATCTTTGATGCCATCTTCCTACGTTCAAAGG GCTGACCAAGCATCAATAATTGGAGGAGCAATAAACTTTGTGAAAAAGCTAGAACAACATCTTCAAACTCTAGAAGCTCAAAAGAGAACTAGTACTCATCAACAACAACACGAAAATGGCATATCATCACCACTTTTTGCTGATTTCTTCTCCTTCCCACAGTATTCAACAACACATTCAAATCATGCCAACAGTTCACCGGCAGCTGCAACAAATTCAAGCGAATCGGCGGCCGAGAATAGATCAGTGATGGCTGACATAGAAGTGAACCTAGTGGAGAGTCATGCCAACCTCAAAATACTGTCAAAGAGAAGGCCAAAACAGCTCCTGAAGATAGTAGCTGGACTTCAGTGTCTGTCTCTCACTATTCTTCACCTTAATGTCACTACTGTCGACCAAATGGTTCTTTACACCCTTAGTGCTAAG
- the LOC107778921 gene encoding transcription factor bHLH94-like isoform X2: MALETVVYPQEQFGYFYNKEFYASINSFHHSLSNWESSSCNSMMQNQVKEYNWDISNFSAAACNNVVENQLFLEGSLTKADTSGGRRKRRRTARGSNKNREELENQRMTHIAVERNRRKQMNEYLTVLRSLMPSSYVQRYSTTHSNHANSSPAAATNSSESAAENRSVMADIEVNLVESHANLKILSKRRPKQLLKIVAGLQCLSLTILHLNVTTVDQMVLYTLSAKVEEGCQLTTVEEIAQAVNQLLA, translated from the exons ATGGCATTAGAGACTGTGGTTTACCCTCAAGAACAATTTGGCTATTTTTATAATAAAGAGTTTTATGCATCAATCAATTCCTTTCATCATAGTCTAAGTAATTGGGAGTCTTCATCTTGTAATTCAATGATGCAAAATCAAGTGAAAGAATACAATTGGGATATTTCAAATTTTTCAGCAGCAGCTTGCAATAATGTTGTGGAGAATCAGCTGTTTTTGGAGGGATCTTTAACTAAAGCAGACACTTCAGGAGGCAGGAGGAAAAGAAGACGGACCGCTAGAGGTAGCAACAAGAACAGGGAAGAATTGGAAAACCAGAGAATGACACATATTGCGGTGGAGCGCAATCGTAGGAAGCAGATGAATGAATATCTTACTGTTCTTCGATCTTTGATGCCATCTTCCTACGTTCAAAGG TATTCAACAACACATTCAAATCATGCCAACAGTTCACCGGCAGCTGCAACAAATTCAAGCGAATCGGCGGCCGAGAATAGATCAGTGATGGCTGACATAGAAGTGAACCTAGTGGAGAGTCATGCCAACCTCAAAATACTGTCAAAGAGAAGGCCAAAACAGCTCCTGAAGATAGTAGCTGGACTTCAGTGTCTGTCTCTCACTATTCTTCACCTTAATGTCACTACTGTCGACCAAATGGTTCTTTACACCCTTAGTGCTAAG